Proteins from a genomic interval of Lolium perenne isolate Kyuss_39 chromosome 1, Kyuss_2.0, whole genome shotgun sequence:
- the LOC127327470 gene encoding small ribosomal subunit protein RACK1z: MANAQESLVQVGTMRGHNDVVTAIAAPIDNSPYIVSASRDKSVLVWDLTNPAPCPPDGSAPIEYAPPFRRLTGHSHFVQDVVLSSDGQFALSGSWDGELRLWDLSTGLTTRRFVGHSKDVISVAFSVDNRQIVSASRDTTIKLWNTLGECKYTIGGDLGGGEGHTGWVSCVRFSPNTFQPTIVSGSWDKTVKVWNLTNCKIRHTLAGHGGYVNAVAVSPDGSLCASGGKDGVTLLWDLSEGKRLYQLEAGSIIHSLCFSPNRYWLCAATEDSVKIWDLESKHVVQDLKPEVQVSKNSLLYCTSLSWSADGSTLYTGYTDGTIRVFKIQTGYGY, translated from the exons ATGGCGAACGCGCAGGAGTCGCTCGTCCAGGTGGGCACGATGCGCGGCCACAACGACGTGGTGACCGCGATCGCCGCGCCGATCGACAACTCGCCGTACATCGTCTCCGCCTCCCGCGACAAGTCGGTGCTGGTCTGGGACCTCACCAACCCGGCCCCCTGCCCCCCCGACGGCTCGGCCCCCATCGAGTACGCCCCGCCCTTCCGCCGCCTCACCGGCCACAGCCACTTCGTCCAGGACGTCGTCCTCAGCTCCGACGGCCAGTTCGCGCTCTCCGGATCCTGGGACGGCGAGCTCCGCCTCTGGGACCTCTCCACCGGCCTCACCACTCGCCGCTTCGTCGGCCACTCCAAGGACGTCATCTCCGTCGCCTTCTCCGTCGACAACCGCCAGATCGTCTCCGCGTCCAGGGACACCACCATCAAGCTCTGGAACACCCTCGGTGAGTGCAAGTACACCATCGGCGGCGAcctcggcggcggcgagggacacACTGGATGGGTCTCCTGCGTCAGGTTCTCCCCCAACACCTTCCAGCCCACCATCGTCTCCGGCTCCTGGGACAAGACCGTCAAGGTCTGGAACCTTACCAACTGCAAGATCCGCCACACGCTCGCGGGACACGGTGGCTACGTCAATGCCGTCGCCGTCAGCCCCGACGGTTCCCTGTGCGCCTCGGGCGGCAAGGACGGCGTCACGCTGCTCTGGGACCTGTCCGAGGGGAAGAGGCTCTACCAGCTGGAAGCCGGCTCCATCATCCACTCGCTCTGCTTCTCACCCAACCGCTACTGGCTCTGTGCTGCGACAGAGGACTCTGTCAAGATCTGGGACCTGGAGTCCAAGCACGTCGTGCAGGACCTCAAGCCAGAGGTCCAGGTCTCCAAGAACTCG CTGCTTTACTGCACAAGCTTGAGCTGGAGCGCGGACGGAAGCACCCTCTACACAGGATACACTGATGGAACCATCAGGGTCTTCAAGATCCAAACTGGGTACGGCTACTAG
- the LOC127327469 gene encoding beta-1,3-galactosyltransferase pvg3, whose amino-acid sequence MSSSMYKQLGLGATGSPVTATHLLLLVLGAGFLALTVFVVHPNDFRLQSFFSGGGGCPGTPTDLHGAAPVTMQRADTPGVSPDEHPGARVLIGIQTMPAKYERRNLLRTVYALQVREHPALAAAVDVRFVLCNVTSPVDAVLVSLEAMRYNDILLLNCAENMDGGKTYDFFSTVARAFPNGTYDYVMKADDDTYLRLPALTSWLSAAAREDAYLGLVMPCDTENFYPFPPFMSGMGYVLSWDLVAWVATSETSRRDHVGPEDMWTGRWLNVAGKAKNRYDGAPRMYNYRGDSPVNCFRRDFHPDTIAVHMLKDDKRWAETLAYFNATAALPTSGLYHLPSVP is encoded by the coding sequence ATGTCTTCGTCCATGTACAAGCAGCTGGGCTTGGGCGCCACCGGCTCGCCGGTCACCGCCACCCATCTCCTGCTCCTCGTCCTCGGCGCCGGCTTCCTCGCGCTCACCGTCTTCGTCGTCCACCCCAACGACTTCCGCCTGCAGTCCTTCTTCTCAGGTGGCGGCGGCTGCCCCGGCACCCCGACTGACCTCCATGGCGCGGCGCCAGTCACGATGCAGAGGGCCGACACGCCGGGTGTGTCACCCGATGAGCACCCAGGCGCGCGCGTGCTCATCGGCATCCAGACGATGCCGGCCAAGTACGAGCGACGCAACCTGCTCCGGACCGTGTACGCGCTCCAGGTCCGGGAACACcccgccctcgccgccgccgtcgacgtGCGCTTCGTCCTCTGCAACGTCACCTCCCCGGTCGACGCCGTGCTCGTCTCCCTCGAGGCCATGCGCTACAACGACATCCTCCTCCTCAACTGCGCCGAGAACATGGACGGCGGCAAGACGTACGACTTCTTCTCCACCGTCGCGCGCGCCTTCCCCAACGGCACCTACGACTACGTGATGAAGGCCGACGACGACACGTACCTCCGGCTCCCGGCGCTCACCTCATGGCTGAGCGCGGCGGCGCGGGAGGACGCGTACCTGGGCCTGGTGATGCCGTGCGACACCGAGAACTTCTACCCGTTCCCGCCATTCATGTCCGGGATGGGGTACGTGCTGTCGTGGGACCTGGTGGCGTGGGTGGCCACGTCGGAGACCAGCCGCCGCGACCACGTCGGGCCGGAGGACATGTGGACGGGCCGGTGGCTCAACGTCGCCGGCAAGGCCAAGAACCGGTACGACGGCGCGCCCAGGATGTACAACTACAGGGGCGACTCCCCGGTCAACTGCTTCCGCCGCGACTTCCACCCGGACACCATCGCCGTGCACATGCTCAAGGACGACAAGCGGTGGGCCGAGACGCTCGCCTACTTCAACGCCACCGCCGCGCTCCCGACGTCCGGACTGTACCACCTGCCATCAGTGCCATGA